A window from Fusarium musae strain F31 chromosome 8, whole genome shotgun sequence encodes these proteins:
- a CDS encoding hypothetical protein (BUSCO:EOG09260BZ0) has protein sequence MDRARKRIISHHPSCELRALNEKAWDGESDLFPVAKTLDSSLKKNTAFIKRLRTAITAATLSTFLQEIRTLSLHKYLSEIISACYEGLCRLKSPGEIEASVEIVSALHQRFGPNEFTEYLAWLLGKGMATPDKGILKALAPEVREKEEKERITRHRALLRVVTELWLVGVIRTLDDVSRPDDATKGAAGKTPELKTRTNKGTGAEPFPLEVLKDLLGHDREHANLPLLVIFVKSFSWDILGVKPTGADGRKTVEEDGTTEGNEAEDGNSGNEVSPDADQPFTEPEVRDRFRSILKKYFDDVKGHITRDQKSIQSQARRNAEAYVKSGEVFEDRQANYEKQVKAQERLVSNAQVIADAIGAEMPDLKDSDDSFAASNGSIGLVKTGDYLRSMGDGAGIWEDEDERRFYENLVDLKGKVPAILLEDGKKKKTDTDEQVGKKVDPSEASEAPKTAETVDDQSTSIANRTIGAQVDALLARLPELTNKDIADQTAIDFCFLNSKASRNRLVKALMEVPKGRSDLLPSWSRLVATLGRYMPDVPKGLVDYLDAEFRSLQRRKEKDFLGQVRLSNIRYLAELTKFGIVPEHVVFHCLKVSLDDFSRMNIEILCNLIENCGRYLLRNPETAPRMMSFLETLQRKKSVQHIGQPERMLIDNAVYYVDPPERLAIEQKERTPIELFVRKLIYVDMTKRNYSKILKQIRRLHWEETEVVAILEKVFSKPGKVKYGSVHLLGILLSALYRYHPAFVVKVIDNVIESMTFGLEQNDYRFYQRRIAEVKYLGELYNYRMLEHPVIFDTMYKIMTFGYGGPPVPGKYIPLDPPDDFFRIRLVSTMLETCGMFFNRGAAGKKLDYFLSFFQYYIFTKVSLPMDIEFLVQDTFALTRPQWKLATSLDEAVKAFQLAVAQDQKLAGVDKGIDVDDATSDASSDDDNVDNDEDGDDNEDSASEEEEAEDVEDDSDDESTFDEEAIVVTRQEEEVDPEDEADFEREYAKMMAESLESRKFERKQLFDVPLPVRPKNREATSTEGGEGESPPSHTMAFSLLTKKGNRQQTRTVELPSDSTFAIAMKNQQQAEREEQQRIKNLVLNYDLQQNEDQDGGTDPQPIQTHHNTNIHTLFQAMNDRRPSITTGWRDRTRIRAKDLVNSS, from the exons ATGGATCGCGCAAGGAAGCGTATAATCTCTCACCACCCTTCTT GCGAATTGCGCGCTCTGAACGAAAAGGCCTGGGATGGCGAATCTG ACTTGTTTCCTGTTGCAAAGACTCTCGATTCGTCTCTCAAGAAGAATACCGCTTTCATTAAGCGGCTGCGAACAGCCATCACTGCCGCTACCCTCAGCACCTTCCTCCAGGAAATCCGAACTTTGAGCCTACACAAGTACCTTTCCGAGATCATATCTGCTTGCTATGAGGGACTATGCCGACTCAAGTCGCCTGGCGAGATTGAGGCCAGCGTGGAGATTGTCAGTGCTCTCCATCAGCGATTCGGCCCCAACGAGTTCACGGAATACTTAGCTTGGCTTCTTGGAAAAGGGATGGCGACTCCAGATAAGGGTATCCTCAAAGCTCTAGCACCAGAGGTTCgtgagaaagaagagaaggagcGCATCACAAGACACCGCGCTCTACTTCGCGTAGTGACCGAGTTGTGGCTCGTTGGCGTCATCAGGACCCTTGACGATGTTAGCAGGCCCGACGATGCAACAAAAGGAGCCGCAGGCAAGACTCCCGAACTGAAGACCCGAACGAACAAAGGCACCGGTGCGGAACCGTTCCCCCTCGAAGTACTCAAGGATTTGCTTGGACACGACCGCGAACATGCCAACCTTCCGCTTCTTGTCATTTTTGTCAAGTCATTCAGCTGGGATATTCTTGGGGTGAAACCAACAGGCGCTGATGGCCGAAAGACAGTAGAGGAAGACGGGACTACTGAAGGAAATGAAGCCGAGGATGGCAATAGTGGAAATGAGGTGTCTCCTGACGCAGATCAACCTTTTACTGAACCCGAAGTGCGTGATCGATTCAGGAGCATATTGAAGAAGTATTTTGATGATGTCAAGGGGCATATCACTCGGGATCAGAAGTCGATTCAGTCGCAAGCTCGGCGGAATGCCGAGGCGTATGTCAAGTCTGGCGAAGTCTTTGAAGATCGACAGGCGAACTATGAGAAGCAGGTCAAGGCTCAAGAACGCCTCGTTTCCAACGCACAGGTTATTGCGGACGCAATTGGGGCCGAAATGCCGGATCTTAAGGACTCAGATGATTCATTCGCTGCTTCCAACGGGTCTATCGGTCTCGTTAAGACTGGCGATTATCTTCGTTCTATGGGAGACGGCGCCGGAATctgggaggatgaagatgagcgaCGCTTCTACGAAAATCTGGTTGATCTCAAAGGCAAGGTCCCCGCTATTTTACTGGAAGAcggcaaaaagaagaagacagacACGGACGAACAAGTTGGGAAGAAGGTAGACCCATCCGAGGCCTCGGAAGCCCCCAAGACTGCCGAGACTGTTGATGACCAGTCCACATCTATCGCTAACCGAACCATTGGAGCGCAAGTCGATGCCCTGCTTGCGCGTCTACCAGAGTTGACCAACAAAGACATCGCAGACCAAACAGCTATCGATTTCTGCTTCCTGAATTCCAAAGCTTCTCGCAACCGTCTGGTGAAGGCTCTGATGGAAGTTCCAAAGGGCCGTAGCGACCTACTCCCGTCATGGTCTCGCCTTGTGGCGACTTTGGGTCGATATATGCCAGATGTTCCAAAGGGCCTGGTCGATTACCTTGATGCGGAATTTCGAAGCCTTCAAAGACGGAAGGAAAAAGACTTCTTGGGACAAGTCCGCCTGAGCAACATTCGGTATCTTGCTGAGTTGACAAAATTCGGCATTGTGCCCGAGCATGTTGTCTTTCATTGTCTGAAAGTCAGCCTCGATGACTTTTCACGTATGAACATTGAGATCCTGTGCAACCTCATTGAGAACTGCGGTCGGTATCTGCTTCGAAATCCTGAAACAGCTCCTCGTATGATGAGCTTTCTCGAAACTCTGCAGCGCAAGAAGTCCGTCCAACATATTGGACAACCAGAGCGGATGCTCATCGATAACGCTGTTTACTACGTTGACCCACCAGAGCGTTTAGCTATTGAGCAGAAGGAGCGCACCCCGATTGAGCTTTTTGTTCGCAAATTGATCTATGTTGATATGACAAAGAGAAATTAcagcaagatcttgaagcAGATTCGGAGGCTCCACTGGGAGGAGACAGAG GTTGTCGCCATCTTGGAGAAGGTGTTCTCAAAGCCTGGAAAGGTGAAGTACGGAAgcgttcatcttcttggtatcCTGCTCAGCGCGCTTTATCGCTACCATCCTGCCTTTGTGGTCAAGGTTATTGATAACGTGATCGAGTCTATGACGTTTGGCCTCGAGCAGAATGATTACAGATTCTATCAGCGACGCATTGCCGAAGTCAAATATCTTGGCGAGCTTTATAACTACCGCATGCTTGAACATCCTGTTATCTTTGACACCATGTACAAAATTATGACATTCGGATATG GGGGTCCACCTGTTCCTGGTAAATATATTCCACTCGATCCTCCCGATGACTTCTTCCGCATCCGACTTGTATCTACAATGCTGGAAACCTGCGGCATGTTCTTCAACCGCGGAGCAGCGGGCAAGAAGTTGGATTACTTCCTCTCATTCTTCCAG TATTACATCTTCACTAAAGTGTCCCTGCCAATGGATATAGAGTTTTTAGTTCAAGACACATTTGCTCTGACACGACCACAATGGAAACTTGCCACAAGCTTGGATGAGGCCGTAAAAGCCTTCCAACTTGCCGTTGCTCAAGATCAAAAGTTGGCGGGCGTTGACAAGGGAATTGACGTGGATGATGCCACAAGCGATGCCTCGTCGGACGATGACAACGTggacaatgatgaagatggcgacgACAACGAAGACAGTGcttctgaggaggaggaggcagag GATGTGGAGGACGATTCTGACGACGAAAGTACCTTTGACGAGGAAGCCATCGTAGTCActcgacaagaagaggaggttgaccctgaggatgaggctgattTTGAGCGCGAGTAtgccaagatgatggccGAAAGTCTCGAGTCGCGCAAGTTTGAGCGCAAGCAGCTCTTTGATGTACCACTTCCAGTTCGACCCAAAAATCGCGAGGCTACCTCAACAGAGGGAGGCGAAGGAGAATCCCCCCCTAGCCATACTATGGCGTTCTCCTTATTGACGAAGAAGGGCAACCGCCAGCAG ACGCGCACTGTTGAACTGCCCTCCGATTCTACCTTTGCTATTGCAATGAAGAACCAGCAACAGGCTGAAAGGGAGGAACAACAGCGCATCAAGAATTTGGTGCTCAACTATGATCTTCAGCAGAATGAAGACCAGGATGGTGGTACAGACCCTCAGCCCATACAAACTCATCACAACACCAATATTCACACATTATTTCAGGCAATGAACGACCGGCGACCTTCTATCACAACCGGTTGGAGAGATCGAACAAGGATAAGAGCCAAAGATCTCGTAAACTCCAGCTGA